Proteins encoded by one window of Emys orbicularis isolate rEmyOrb1 chromosome 15, rEmyOrb1.hap1, whole genome shotgun sequence:
- the LOC135889186 gene encoding hydroperoxide isomerase ALOXE3-like → MAVYKVQVSTGQDSLAGTFDTISITLVGSHGESPKHVLDRFGFDFQPGSVREYKVPSERALGPILLIRLHKEPYSFFPENMWYCNTVRVTSPEGDTYRFPCYRWIQGYRTVELAESTAQTPCDESHYLLQKHRREELVLQQERYRWKEYSPGAPWCADIDSAMTAEVDLQYSYPKASAFFGRGSAALLECKIKGFLDRPYSWEKLADIPKVFWFYRNPVSEYVFEHWQEDAFFGYQYLNGFNPVMIRKCTALPENFPVTQEMVAGFLGESTSLQEELQRGSIYIADYKLLEDIPTTKVNGHQQYIAAPLCLLHQKPSGEVVPLAIQLSQHPGPESPIFLPSDSEWLWTLAKTWVRNSEFHLHEVTSHLLRAHLLAEVFAVATQRQLPMCHPLYKLLIPHIRFSIHIDVLARTFLISPGGVFDRAIATGRRGLAELLRKALENLTYTTLCFPDDIQERGVASLQNYYYRDDGLKIWAAIESFVSGIVAIYYRTSLSVQSDHELQAWVGEIFAKGFLGRQASGVPSALGTVAELTKYLTTVIFTCSAYHAAVNAGQFELAAFMPNYPSSMRKPPPRNKAKVTLKQFLDTIPEMNTTSLILSVLWVLRNEDRDMRPLGTYPEEHFTEHGPKQLMAAFQDRLAEISREIKERNRSLSLSYNYMYPPNIENSTAI, encoded by the exons ATGGCCGTCTACAAAGTCCAGGTGTCCACCGGCCAGGACTCACTGGCTGGCACTTTTGACACCATCTCCATCACCCTGGTGGGCAGCCACGGGGAAAGCCCCAAGCACGTGCTGGACCGATTTGGGTTTGACTTTCAGCCAGGATCA GTGCGGGAGTACAAGGTGCCCAGTGAGCGAGCCCTGGGGCCGATCCTGCTGATCCGACTCCACAAGGAGCCCTATTCCTTCTTCCCCGAGAACATGTGGTACTGCAACACGGTGCGGGTGACGTCCCCCGAGGGGGACACCTACCGCTTCCCCTGCTACCGCTGGATTCAGGGATACCGCACAGTGGAGCTGGCGGAAAGCACAG cCCAAACCCCTTGTGACGAATCCCACTACCTGCTCCAGAAGCACCGTCGTGAGGAGCTGGTGCTGCAACAGGAAAGATATAG GTGGAAGGAGTACAGCCCTGGCGCCCCCTGGTGTGCCGACATTGACAGTGCCATGACGGCCGAGGTCGACCTCCAGTATTCGTACCCCAAGGCCTCTGCTTTCTTCGGGCGTGGCTCAGCGGC GCTGCTGGAGTGCAAGATTAAGGGGTTCCTGGACCGGCCGTACTCCTGGGAGAAGTTAGCTGACATCCCCAAGGTTTTCTGGTTCTACCGCAACCCGGTCTCAG AGTACGTCTTTGAGCACTGGCAGGAAGATGCTTTCTTCGGGTACCAGTATCTGAATGGGTTCAACCCAGTTATGATCCGGAAATGCACGGCGCTCCCGGAGAACTTCCCGGTGACACAGGAGATGGTGGCCGGCTTCCTGGGGGAATCCACCAGCCTCCAGGAGGAGCTACAG AGAGGGAGCATCTATATCGCAGATTACAAGCTCCTGGAAGACATTCCCACCACTAAAGTGAACGGGCACCAGCAGTACATCGCCGCGCCCCTGTGCCTGCTGCACCAGAAACCCAGTGGGGAGGTCGTCCCCTTGGCCATCCAG CTCAGCCAGCACCCAGGTCCCGAGAGCCCCATCTTCCTGCCCAGTGACTCCGAGTGGCTCTGGACTCTGGCCAAGACCTGGGTGCGCAACTCCGAGTTCCACCTGCACGAGGTCACCTCCCACCTGCTCCGCGCTCACCTGCTGGCCGAGGTCTTTGCCGTGGCCACCCAGCGCCAGCTGCCCATGTGCCACCCCCTGTACAAG CTCCTGATCCCTCACATCCGGTTCTCCATCCACATTGATGTCCTGGCCCGGACCTTTCTCATCAGCCCCGGGGGCGTATTCGATCGG GCCATAGCGACCGGGCGTCGAGGCCTCGCCGAGCTGCTCCGCAAGGCCCTGGAGAACCTGACCTACACCACGCTCTGCTTTCCTGATGACATCCAGGAACGCGGTGTCGCCTCGCTCCAGAACTACTACTACAGGGACGATGGGCTCAAGATCTGGGCAGCTATAGAGAG CTTTGTCTCCGGCATTGTGGCGATCTACTACCGGACCAGCCTCTCGGTGCAGAGTGACCACGAGCTGCAGGCGTGGGTGGGCGAGATATTCGCCAAGGGATTCCTTGGCCGACAGGCGTCGG GCGTCCCCTCGGCTCTGGGCACCGTGGCCGAGCTGACCAAGTACCTGACCACGGTGATCTTCACCTGCTCTGCCTATCACGCTGCCGTCAACGCCGGGCAG TTCGAGCTGGCAGCCTTCATGCCCAATTACCCATCATCCATGCGGAAGCCACCGCCCCGGAACAAGGCCAAGGTGACCCTGAAGCAGTTCCTGGACACCATCCCCGAGATGAACACCACCAGCCTGATCCTCTCCGTCCTCTGGGTGCTGCGTAATGAGGATCGGGACATG AGACCCCTAGGGACATACCCTGAGGAGCACTTTACCGAACACGGGCCAAAGCAGCTCATGGCTGCCTTCCAGGATCGCCTAGCAGAGATCTCCCGGGAAATCAAGGAGAGGAACCGGTCGCTGAGTCTGAGCTACAACTATATGTATCCTCCTAACATAGAGAACAGCACAGCAATATAA